In Candidatus Roseilinea sp., one DNA window encodes the following:
- a CDS encoding signal peptidase I yields MQLSTPARAAAAGEGVATTGPRGTPLWRSLLEILIVAGIVVSLYTFFFASTEVTDEGMNPTLRAGQRVLISRLPYHLTAPRRGDVVAVRSRIDPSRVELHRVVGLPGDALDIRGAQVSVNGLPLREPYLLEGRERLNLGATTVGRYRLGQDDYFLLNDNRANLGDSRSFGVFSRDQIVGRVWLIYWPPQNISAVAHTQPTRGEP; encoded by the coding sequence GTGCAACTCTCCACTCCCGCACGCGCAGCAGCTGCCGGCGAGGGCGTCGCAACGACCGGGCCGCGCGGCACACCGCTGTGGCGCAGCCTGCTCGAAATCCTGATCGTTGCAGGCATCGTCGTCTCGCTCTACACCTTCTTCTTCGCTTCGACGGAGGTGACGGACGAAGGCATGAACCCGACGCTGCGCGCCGGCCAACGCGTGCTGATCAGCCGGCTGCCCTACCACTTGACGGCGCCGCGCCGTGGCGACGTCGTCGCCGTGCGCAGCCGCATAGACCCTTCCCGCGTGGAGCTGCACCGCGTGGTCGGCTTGCCGGGAGACGCGCTCGACATCCGAGGCGCGCAGGTGTCGGTGAACGGATTGCCGCTGCGCGAGCCTTACCTGCTCGAGGGACGCGAGCGTCTGAACCTCGGCGCGACAACCGTCGGACGATACCGTCTTGGTCAGGATGATTACTTCCTGCTCAACGACAACCGCGCCAACCTCGGCGACAGCCGCTCATTCGGTGTGTTCTCACGCGATCAGATCGTCGGTCGCGTCTGGCTGATCTACTGGCCGCCGCAGAACATTTCCGCCGTCGCCCACACACAGCCGACGCGCGGCGAGCCGTAG
- the tsaD gene encoding tRNA N6-adenosine threonylcarbamoyltransferase: MPTRILAIETSCDETAAAVIDDGRFIRSNVVASQIDLHQRYGGVFPEMASRAHIEAIAPVIDAAMAEAQASWDSLSAVAVTKGPGLPGSLVVGVNAAKGICLARDLPLIGVNHLEGHIYSHWLEFDSGAAPASLVRQRLYSASPFPLLALIVSGGHTELVLMRGHGQYQLLGHTVDDAVGEAFDKVARLLRLGYPGGPAIQKAAQGGDPQRFTFSRPRVSLGAKTVRATSDAYMFSFSGAKTHVLRLVQDYINADGDLAPRAPVSDIAASFQDAVTDWLVEKTARAAEAFGVQAVLVGGGVSANRLLREKMTARFGDRISFPPIALCTDNAAMIGAAGYYAFMRGVRDDLTMDVAPDLKLG; encoded by the coding sequence GTGCCCACGCGCATTTTGGCGATCGAGACCTCGTGCGATGAAACTGCGGCCGCCGTGATTGACGACGGTCGTTTCATCCGCTCCAACGTGGTCGCTTCGCAGATTGATCTGCATCAGCGCTATGGCGGCGTGTTCCCGGAGATGGCCTCGCGGGCGCACATCGAGGCGATTGCGCCGGTGATTGATGCGGCGATGGCCGAAGCGCAGGCGTCGTGGGATTCGCTCAGCGCAGTCGCGGTGACGAAGGGACCGGGGCTGCCCGGTTCGCTCGTGGTCGGCGTCAATGCAGCCAAGGGCATCTGCCTGGCGCGCGACCTGCCGCTGATTGGCGTGAATCATCTCGAAGGGCACATCTACTCGCACTGGCTGGAGTTCGATAGCGGCGCCGCGCCGGCGTCGCTTGTGCGCCAACGGTTGTATTCGGCATCGCCCTTCCCGCTGCTGGCGCTCATTGTCTCCGGCGGACACACCGAGCTGGTGCTGATGCGCGGTCACGGGCAATATCAGCTCCTTGGCCATACTGTGGACGATGCGGTGGGCGAGGCGTTCGACAAAGTGGCGCGCCTGCTCCGACTGGGCTACCCCGGCGGCCCGGCCATTCAGAAGGCGGCGCAGGGCGGCGATCCACAACGCTTCACGTTCTCGCGCCCGCGCGTGTCGCTGGGGGCCAAGACGGTCCGCGCAACGAGCGACGCATACATGTTTTCGTTCAGCGGGGCCAAGACGCACGTCCTGCGGTTAGTGCAGGACTATATCAACGCAGACGGCGACCTCGCGCCTCGCGCACCGGTCAGCGACATCGCCGCTTCCTTCCAGGACGCTGTGACCGACTGGCTGGTGGAGAAGACGGCGCGCGCGGCGGAGGCCTTTGGCGTACAGGCCGTGCTGGTGGGCGGCGGTGTCTCGGCCAACCGGCTGCTGCGCGAGAAGATGACGGCGCGCTTCGGCGACCGGATCTCCTTTCCGCCGATAGCCCTGTGTACCGACAACGCGGCGATGATCGGCGCGGCCGGTTACTATGCCTTCATGCGCGGCGTGCGCGATGATCTGACAATGGACGTTGCGCCGGATTTGAAACTGGGGTGA
- the gatB gene encoding aspartyl/glutamyl-tRNA(Asn/Gln) amidotransferase subunit B → MEYEVVIGMETHIELDTHSKMFCACSARFFGAEPNVNVCPVCLGMPGALPVINKRAVEFAMMVGLALNCQIARRTFWERKSYWYPDLPKGYQISQYQRPLAYDGWLDVDVRDLSTGNWSEENVRRRIRIRRAHLEEDTGKLTHVGDKSYVDYNRSGVPLLEIVTEPDIRSADEAYAYLSALQQIVRYLGVSTGDMEKGAMRCEPNMSLRPKGSDAFGVKVEIKNLNSLRAVRDAIAYEIHRQTALLERGEAVQQVTLGWDESRGVTVVQREKESAHDYRYFPEPDLPPLEVDDAWLEDVRRRVPELALVRQDRYRRDFGLSAYDAVQLTSDRAVAEWFEQVIAAAPAADLRARAKAAANWIQTEVFRLMKVNGIPNAEIAGIKPQPRQLAELIGLVDQQIININTARRVFEEMFTTGADAKAIVEARGLAQVSDADALRKVVAEVIAAHPSQVQQYLSGQEKVFGFLVGQAMKATKGKGNAQVINRLLREALKS, encoded by the coding sequence ATGGAATACGAAGTCGTCATCGGCATGGAGACTCACATCGAGCTGGATACCCACAGCAAAATGTTCTGCGCGTGCAGCGCGCGCTTCTTCGGCGCGGAGCCGAACGTGAACGTGTGCCCCGTATGCCTGGGGATGCCCGGCGCATTGCCGGTGATCAACAAACGCGCCGTCGAGTTCGCCATGATGGTGGGCCTCGCGCTGAACTGCCAGATCGCCCGCCGCACCTTCTGGGAGCGTAAGTCGTATTGGTACCCCGATCTGCCCAAGGGCTACCAAATCTCACAATACCAGCGTCCGCTGGCCTACGACGGCTGGCTGGACGTGGACGTGCGCGACCTGAGCACCGGCAACTGGAGCGAAGAGAACGTGCGCCGACGCATCCGCATTCGACGCGCCCATCTGGAAGAGGACACCGGCAAGCTCACCCACGTGGGCGACAAGTCGTATGTGGACTACAACCGCAGCGGCGTGCCCTTGCTGGAGATCGTGACCGAGCCAGACATCCGCAGCGCCGATGAAGCCTATGCCTATCTCAGCGCGCTGCAGCAGATCGTGCGCTACTTGGGCGTGAGCACCGGCGATATGGAGAAAGGCGCCATGCGCTGCGAGCCGAACATGAGCCTGCGCCCGAAAGGCAGCGACGCGTTCGGCGTGAAGGTCGAGATCAAGAACCTCAACTCCCTGCGCGCCGTGCGCGATGCCATCGCCTACGAAATTCATCGGCAGACGGCGCTGCTCGAACGCGGCGAAGCAGTGCAGCAGGTGACGCTGGGCTGGGACGAGAGCCGTGGCGTGACGGTGGTGCAGCGCGAGAAGGAGAGCGCGCACGATTATCGCTACTTCCCCGAACCGGACTTGCCGCCGTTGGAGGTGGATGACGCCTGGTTAGAGGACGTGCGTCGGCGCGTGCCGGAGCTGGCGCTGGTGCGTCAAGATCGTTACCGCCGCGACTTCGGGCTGAGCGCCTATGACGCTGTGCAGTTGACGAGCGACCGCGCCGTTGCCGAATGGTTCGAGCAGGTCATCGCGGCTGCCCCCGCTGCAGACTTGCGCGCCCGCGCTAAGGCGGCTGCCAACTGGATTCAGACCGAAGTCTTCCGCCTGATGAAGGTCAACGGCATCCCCAATGCCGAGATCGCTGGTATCAAGCCGCAGCCGCGACAACTGGCCGAGTTGATCGGTCTGGTAGATCAGCAGATCATCAATATCAACACGGCCCGTCGGGTGTTCGAGGAGATGTTCACCACCGGCGCGGATGCCAAAGCCATCGTCGAAGCGCGAGGGCTGGCGCAGGTAAGCGACGCGGACGCGCTCCGTAAAGTCGTCGCTGAGGTGATCGCTGCGCATCCCAGCCAAGTGCAGCAATATCTGAGCGGCCAGGAGAAGGTATTTGGCTTCCTCGTCGGTCAGGCAATGAAGGCGACCAAAGGCAAAGGCAACGCGCAGGTGATCAATCGGTTGTTGCGCGAGGCGCTGAAATCCTGA
- the acr3 gene encoding arsenic resistance protein, translated as MRLIEKLQSPIILAAVFVGLALGNVPVLAEPAGHLILPLLMLMLTGAFLNVPLRRFGDVLNHRRIAFISLVVNFAWTPLLAWLLGWLFLRDMPALWIGLIMLLVTPCTDWYLVFTGIARGNLALSTALLPVNLTLQLVLLPIYLLLLAGTVISPDAWRIVQSVALVLLLPLATAIALRAVVIRARGEGWLFGRALPLVQAGQTLCLALAIAAMFASQGDVLAQNPHAFLRLLVPLLLFYAINIGLALTIGRALRASYDDVASLCCTTLARNSPIALGIALAAFPEQPVIALTLVIGPLIELPVLGVVSQMLLWIRRTGAFSMPAPRRSIERGVHC; from the coding sequence ATGCGCCTGATCGAGAAGCTCCAGTCGCCCATCATCCTGGCGGCCGTTTTCGTCGGCCTGGCCTTGGGGAACGTGCCCGTGTTGGCCGAGCCGGCTGGCCACCTGATCCTGCCGCTCCTGATGCTGATGCTGACCGGGGCTTTCCTCAACGTGCCGCTGCGCCGGTTCGGTGACGTGCTGAACCATCGGCGCATCGCGTTCATCAGCCTCGTGGTCAATTTCGCATGGACGCCGCTACTAGCTTGGCTGCTGGGGTGGCTCTTCCTGCGCGACATGCCGGCGCTGTGGATCGGCCTGATCATGTTGCTCGTCACGCCGTGCACCGACTGGTATTTGGTATTCACCGGCATCGCCCGCGGCAACCTGGCGCTGAGCACGGCGCTGCTGCCGGTGAACTTGACCCTACAGTTGGTCTTGCTGCCGATCTATCTATTGCTGCTGGCGGGCACGGTGATTTCGCCGGATGCCTGGCGCATCGTCCAGAGCGTCGCGTTGGTCTTGCTGTTGCCTTTGGCGACCGCGATTGCGCTGCGCGCCGTCGTGATCCGCGCGCGTGGCGAAGGCTGGCTGTTCGGCCGGGCGCTGCCGCTCGTTCAAGCCGGACAAACCCTTTGCCTTGCGCTGGCCATCGCCGCGATGTTCGCATCCCAGGGCGACGTCCTTGCGCAGAACCCACACGCGTTCCTGCGGCTGCTCGTGCCGCTCCTGCTGTTCTACGCCATCAACATAGGGCTGGCGCTGACCATCGGCCGCGCCTTGCGCGCGTCGTATGATGACGTGGCATCGCTCTGCTGCACGACGCTGGCGCGCAACTCGCCCATCGCACTGGGCATCGCGTTGGCCGCCTTCCCCGAACAGCCAGTGATCGCGTTGACGCTGGTGATCGGCCCGCTGATCGAGCTGCCGGTGCTGGGCGTTGTCTCACAGATGTTGCTGTGGATTCGGCGCACGGGTGCTTTCTCAATGCCTGCACCACGTCGAAGTATTGAGCGAGGTGTACATTGCTAA
- a CDS encoding 4-alpha-glucanotransferase → MERASGILLHPTSLPGRFGIGEFNDDAYRFVDALVEMGQKLWQVLPLGPTGYGDSPYQCFSAFAGNPLLISLEHLARENALAWDDLKDAPAFPADHVAYGDVIDFKLDLLHRSYIHFMQYASTEQHQAFEAFCDANAGWLDDYALFIALKDAHGGDAWTTWQDDVARRTPTALARSRNQLADAMQKQKYYQFQFFRQWSALKRYANERGVKIIGDIPIFVAFDSADVWSHRELFYLDQRGNPTVIAGVPPDYFSPTGQRWGNPLYRWDVMAQQGYAWWIERCRSAFALFDYVRIDHFRGFESYWEVPASESTAVNGRWVKGPGKALFQAIKAALGDLPIIAEDLGIITPEVKALRDAFGFPGMRVLQFAFVADTSSEFLPHNYVRNTVAYAGTHDNDTTRGWFEKLDPATRQQVLDYTGTDGSQIVWDLIRLLLMSVADTVIITMQDVLGLGSEARMNFPGRAEGNWQWRFTWDQLAGDAKARLRKMTATYGR, encoded by the coding sequence ATGGAAAGAGCAAGCGGCATTCTTCTACACCCAACATCGTTGCCGGGTCGCTTTGGGATCGGCGAATTCAACGACGACGCCTATCGCTTCGTTGATGCGCTGGTCGAGATGGGCCAGAAGTTGTGGCAAGTGTTACCGCTCGGCCCAACCGGCTACGGCGATTCGCCCTATCAGTGCTTCTCTGCCTTCGCCGGCAACCCGTTGCTCATCAGCCTGGAACACCTGGCGCGCGAGAACGCGCTGGCCTGGGACGACTTGAAGGACGCGCCGGCCTTCCCGGCTGACCACGTGGCGTATGGCGATGTGATTGACTTCAAGCTCGACCTGCTGCATCGCTCGTACATCCACTTCATGCAATACGCCTCGACGGAACAGCACCAGGCGTTCGAGGCGTTCTGCGATGCGAACGCTGGCTGGCTGGACGATTACGCGCTGTTCATCGCGCTGAAAGACGCGCACGGCGGCGATGCGTGGACGACTTGGCAGGACGATGTCGCCCGGCGCACACCGACCGCGCTGGCGCGCTCTCGCAACCAACTGGCCGACGCCATGCAAAAGCAGAAGTACTACCAGTTCCAATTCTTCCGGCAATGGTCGGCCCTGAAGCGCTATGCCAACGAGCGAGGCGTCAAGATCATCGGCGACATCCCCATCTTCGTCGCCTTCGATAGTGCCGACGTGTGGTCGCATCGCGAGCTGTTCTACTTGGACCAGCGCGGCAATCCCACCGTGATCGCCGGCGTGCCGCCCGACTACTTCAGCCCGACCGGCCAGCGCTGGGGCAATCCGCTCTATCGCTGGGACGTGATGGCGCAGCAGGGCTACGCCTGGTGGATCGAGCGCTGCCGCTCGGCATTCGCCCTATTCGACTACGTGCGGATTGACCACTTTCGCGGCTTCGAGTCGTACTGGGAAGTGCCGGCCAGCGAGTCGACCGCCGTCAACGGGCGCTGGGTGAAGGGTCCGGGCAAGGCGCTGTTCCAGGCGATCAAAGCTGCGCTGGGTGACCTGCCCATCATCGCCGAAGACCTGGGCATCATCACGCCGGAGGTGAAGGCGCTGCGCGACGCGTTCGGCTTCCCCGGCATGCGCGTGTTGCAATTCGCCTTCGTGGCCGACACGTCGTCGGAGTTCCTGCCGCATAACTACGTGCGCAACACGGTGGCCTACGCCGGCACGCACGACAACGACACCACGCGCGGCTGGTTCGAGAAGCTCGACCCGGCGACGCGCCAACAGGTGTTGGACTACACCGGCACCGACGGCAGCCAGATCGTCTGGGACTTGATCCGCTTGCTGCTGATGTCGGTGGCCGACACGGTGATCATCACGATGCAGGACGTGCTCGGCCTGGGCAGCGAAGCGCGCATGAACTTCCCCGGCCGTGCCGAAGGCAACTGGCAGTGGCGCTTTACGTGGGACCAGTTGGCCGGCGATGCGAAGGCGCGCCTGCGCAAGATGACGGCGACCTACGGGCGTTGA
- a CDS encoding amidohydrolase has translation MDLSHIRILDHHAHNLLTPEAMAGFTLTAAFTEGYAQEIVSHHVRQTLFFKRSLRQLADVLGCAPTLEGLLGARERLGYEQTAQTLFDAGGFAALLLDDGFMPDRIMPTAWHNRFAPTYRFIRIEHLAAQLITQQATWPAFCDAFRAALEARGPDVVGFKSIIAYRSGLNIQPMSPQAAELAFIELRGRAERGQPVRIAHKALNDWLVWTMLEIAARDGLPVQFHTGFGDPDLDLREANPLHLRPIFENHALRRAPVVLLHASYPFTREAGYLAAVYPNAYLDLGLALPYLSRSGMRFAVRAAMELAPISKIMFSTDAHLIPETFYLGARCGREVIAEELSQAVADGDLSPSEAEEAALDILHRNAARLYFGKEHVGPA, from the coding sequence ATGGACCTCAGCCACATTCGAATCCTCGACCATCACGCGCACAACCTGCTCACGCCGGAGGCGATGGCGGGCTTCACCCTCACCGCGGCCTTCACCGAAGGCTATGCGCAGGAGATCGTCTCTCATCACGTGCGCCAGACGCTGTTCTTCAAGCGCAGCCTGCGCCAACTGGCCGACGTGCTGGGCTGCGCGCCAACGCTCGAAGGGCTGCTCGGTGCGCGCGAGCGATTGGGCTATGAGCAAACAGCGCAGACACTCTTCGACGCCGGCGGCTTTGCGGCGCTGCTGCTGGACGACGGTTTCATGCCCGATCGCATCATGCCCACCGCGTGGCACAATCGCTTCGCCCCGACCTACCGCTTCATCCGCATCGAGCATCTGGCCGCGCAACTGATCACGCAACAGGCGACCTGGCCGGCGTTCTGCGATGCCTTCCGCGCCGCGCTGGAGGCGCGCGGGCCGGATGTCGTCGGCTTCAAGAGCATCATCGCCTATCGCAGCGGACTGAACATCCAGCCGATGAGCCCCCAGGCCGCGGAGCTGGCGTTCATCGAGCTGCGCGGACGCGCCGAACGAGGCCAACCGGTGCGCATCGCGCACAAGGCGCTCAACGATTGGCTGGTTTGGACGATGTTGGAGATTGCCGCGCGCGATGGCCTGCCGGTGCAATTCCACACCGGCTTCGGCGACCCCGACCTGGACTTACGCGAGGCCAACCCGCTGCACCTCCGGCCGATCTTCGAGAACCACGCGCTGCGCCGCGCGCCGGTCGTGCTGCTGCATGCGTCCTACCCGTTCACGCGCGAGGCCGGCTACTTGGCAGCAGTCTATCCGAATGCTTACCTCGACCTCGGCCTGGCGCTGCCCTATCTCAGCCGAAGCGGGATGCGCTTCGCCGTGCGCGCGGCGATGGAGCTGGCGCCGATCAGCAAGATCATGTTCTCCACCGACGCACACCTGATCCCCGAGACGTTCTACCTGGGCGCGCGTTGCGGGCGCGAGGTGATCGCCGAGGAGCTGTCGCAGGCGGTTGCCGACGGCGACCTATCGCCATCCGAGGCCGAGGAGGCTGCACTGGACATCCTGCACCGCAACGCAGCGCGGCTGTATTTCGGCAAAGAGCACGTCGGGCCGGCGTAG
- a CDS encoding glycerol dehydratase large subunit, producing the protein MAPAEFPYTTPAMIHSKRFARLAERDINKETFVEAWPDAGLIVADGPNDPPPSLTLAPTLSWGKRVVEMDGKLREQFDALDAFIADHFLDLNVAEEAMATPSLHIARMLVDINVPAHEVRRLALGCTPAKLCEIVRHMSVLEMMMGLAKMRVRKTPANQAHVTNRLENPALLAADAAEAALRGFAEIETTVGIARMAPLNALCVLIGSQTGRGGVLTQCAIEESMGLRLAMKGLTSYAETLSVYGTERSFVDGDDTPWSKAFLASAYASRGVKIRFTSGTGSEALMGSSEGKSMLYLEARCLCVARGAGSQGVQNGSISCIALPESLPGGVRAVLAENLIAAMLGLEVASGNDALASHSAIRKSAKLMLQFIPGTDFIFSGYSAVPRRDNMFGGGNFDAEDFDDYNVLQRDMQIDGGLRPVREAEALAARREAARAVQAVYAELGFPEIRDEEVEAAVVAHGSDDMPPRDIVADLAAADRFLEGPQDVRNVIAALHRRGFARVAANLAEMLRQRTLGDYLQPAAIFVSNHEGHDEHEAAFSPNHERTRALSTPDRPMPAPRFRVLSALTDPNDYAGPGTGYRLQGARWQEIIALPQARSPRDFIADRIGVPLQNLHEIGPARPGRFNEVIVCVGPAFGTALTKTINGLDHEDVLKAIFTGVAKEGMVARLIKAYHTSDCAQLGFTASSYSGSGIGIGLQSRGTAVIHKRGMPRLHNLELFSFSPSLTLETFEQIGRNAAKYAKGEVVKPVPVTVDNWARLRLIVKTALLHRRETEEVRDKPPQELFFDWEPDV; encoded by the coding sequence ATGGCGCCTGCCGAATTCCCGTACACTACGCCTGCCATGATCCACTCCAAACGCTTCGCCCGGCTGGCCGAGCGCGACATCAACAAGGAAACCTTCGTCGAGGCATGGCCCGACGCCGGCTTGATCGTCGCCGACGGGCCGAATGACCCGCCGCCGTCGTTGACCCTCGCTCCGACCCTCTCCTGGGGGAAGCGGGTGGTAGAGATGGACGGCAAGCTACGCGAACAATTCGATGCGCTCGACGCGTTCATTGCCGATCACTTCCTCGATCTGAACGTCGCCGAAGAGGCGATGGCCACGCCGTCGTTGCACATCGCGCGCATGCTGGTTGACATCAACGTGCCCGCTCACGAAGTGCGCCGGCTGGCGCTGGGCTGCACACCGGCCAAGCTGTGCGAGATCGTGCGGCACATGAGCGTCCTGGAGATGATGATGGGCCTAGCCAAAATGCGCGTGCGCAAGACGCCGGCCAACCAAGCGCACGTCACCAACCGTCTTGAGAATCCCGCGCTGCTGGCCGCCGATGCCGCCGAAGCGGCGCTGCGCGGCTTCGCCGAGATCGAGACTACCGTCGGCATCGCGCGCATGGCGCCGCTGAATGCGCTATGCGTGCTGATCGGCTCGCAAACCGGCCGGGGCGGCGTGCTCACCCAGTGCGCCATCGAGGAGAGCATGGGCTTGCGCCTGGCGATGAAGGGGCTGACCAGCTATGCCGAGACGTTGAGCGTATACGGCACCGAGCGTAGCTTCGTGGATGGCGACGACACGCCGTGGAGCAAAGCCTTCCTCGCCAGCGCCTATGCCTCGCGCGGCGTGAAGATTCGCTTCACCAGCGGCACGGGCAGCGAAGCGCTGATGGGCAGCAGCGAGGGCAAGAGCATGCTGTACCTGGAGGCGCGCTGCTTATGCGTGGCGCGCGGTGCCGGCAGCCAGGGCGTACAGAACGGCTCGATTTCGTGCATCGCGTTGCCGGAGAGCTTGCCCGGGGGTGTGCGCGCCGTGCTGGCCGAGAATCTGATTGCTGCGATGCTCGGCCTGGAGGTCGCCAGCGGCAACGATGCGCTGGCCAGCCACAGCGCCATCCGCAAGAGCGCCAAGCTCATGCTGCAGTTCATCCCCGGCACGGACTTCATTTTCAGCGGCTATAGCGCCGTGCCCCGTCGCGACAACATGTTCGGCGGCGGCAACTTCGACGCCGAGGACTTCGATGACTATAACGTGCTGCAGCGCGACATGCAGATAGACGGGGGGCTGCGCCCGGTGCGCGAGGCGGAGGCGCTGGCCGCGCGCCGTGAGGCCGCCCGCGCGGTGCAGGCCGTCTATGCCGAGTTGGGCTTCCCGGAGATCCGCGACGAGGAGGTGGAGGCCGCCGTCGTCGCCCACGGCAGCGACGACATGCCGCCGCGCGACATCGTCGCCGATCTCGCTGCCGCCGACCGCTTCCTGGAAGGGCCGCAGGACGTGCGCAACGTGATCGCTGCGCTGCACCGGCGCGGGTTCGCGCGCGTCGCCGCCAACCTCGCCGAGATGCTGCGCCAGCGCACGCTGGGCGATTACTTGCAGCCGGCGGCGATCTTCGTGTCGAACCACGAAGGGCACGACGAGCACGAGGCGGCGTTCTCTCCAAATCACGAACGAACTCGCGCCCTGTCAACGCCCGACCGCCCAATGCCGGCGCCTCGCTTCCGCGTGCTCAGCGCCCTCACCGACCCGAACGACTACGCCGGGCCGGGCACGGGCTATCGCCTGCAAGGTGCGCGCTGGCAGGAGATCATCGCCCTGCCGCAAGCACGCTCGCCGCGTGACTTCATCGCCGACCGGATCGGCGTGCCGCTGCAAAACTTGCACGAGATCGGCCCGGCGCGTCCAGGTCGCTTCAACGAGGTGATCGTGTGCGTCGGGCCGGCCTTCGGCACGGCGCTGACCAAGACGATCAACGGCCTCGACCACGAGGACGTGCTCAAGGCCATCTTTACCGGCGTGGCCAAGGAAGGCATGGTCGCCCGGCTGATCAAGGCCTACCACACCAGCGACTGCGCCCAACTTGGCTTCACTGCATCGAGCTACAGCGGCAGCGGCATCGGCATCGGCCTGCAGAGCCGTGGCACAGCCGTCATTCACAAGCGCGGTATGCCGCGGCTGCACAACCTCGAACTGTTCTCGTTCTCACCCAGCCTGACGCTGGAGACCTTCGAGCAGATCGGGCGCAATGCGGCGAAGTATGCGAAGGGTGAAGTGGTCAAGCCTGTGCCGGTGACGGTGGATAACTGGGCGCGCCTTCGGCTGATCGTGAAGACGGCGCTCCTGCACCGCCGCGAGACCGAGGAAGTGCGCGACAAGCCGCCGCAGGAACTGTTCTTCGACTGGGAGCCGGATGTGTGA